One Oscillospiraceae bacterium genomic region harbors:
- the rplE gene encoding 50S ribosomal protein L5, protein MARLKEQYVNEIAPALNKKFGYKSVMQIPKLDKVIINVAAGEAKENAKVIDAIVADLGQITGQKAIVCKARKSVANFKLREGMPIGAKVTLRGERMYEFVDRLFNVALPRVRDFRGINGNSFDGRGNYAFGLKEQIIFPEIDFDKVDAIRGMDICFVTTAKTDEEAKELLKALGAPFAN, encoded by the coding sequence ATGGCACGTTTGAAAGAACAGTATGTCAACGAGATCGCTCCGGCCCTGAACAAGAAGTTCGGCTACAAGAGCGTTATGCAGATCCCCAAGCTGGATAAGGTCATCATCAACGTTGCTGCTGGCGAAGCTAAAGAGAACGCTAAGGTCATCGACGCCATCGTCGCCGACCTGGGCCAGATCACCGGCCAGAAGGCCATCGTTTGCAAGGCTCGCAAGAGCGTCGCAAACTTCAAACTGCGCGAGGGCATGCCCATCGGCGCAAAGGTCACCCTGCGTGGTGAGCGTATGTACGAGTTCGTTGATCGTCTGTTCAACGTTGCTCTGCCTCGTGTTCGCGACTTCCGCGGCATCAACGGCAACTCCTTCGACGGCCGCGGCAACTACGCCTTCGGCCTGAAGGAACAGATTATCTTCCCCGAGATCGACTTCGACAAGGTTGACGCGATCCGCGGCATGGACATCTGCTTCGTTACCACCGCTAAGACCGACGAGGAAGCCAAGGAGCTGCTGAAGGCTCTGGGCGCTCCGTTCGCTAACTAA
- the rplW gene encoding 50S ribosomal protein L23, which produces MKFAQDIVLAPVITENSMAGIADKKYTFKVATDATKIDVAKAVEELFGVKVAKVNTISVRGRYRRQGMHAGYTAKSKKAIVTLTPDSKEIEFFNSMV; this is translated from the coding sequence ATGAAATTCGCACAGGACATCGTTCTCGCCCCCGTCATCACCGAGAACTCCATGGCTGGTATCGCCGATAAGAAGTACACCTTCAAGGTCGCTACCGATGCCACCAAGATCGACGTCGCCAAGGCAGTTGAAGAACTGTTCGGCGTCAAGGTCGCTAAGGTCAACACCATCTCCGTCCGCGGCCGTTATCGCCGCCAGGGTATGCATGCTGGCTACACTGCCAAGAGCAAGAAGGCCATCGTCACCCTGACCCCGGACTCCAAGGAGATCGAGTTCTTCAACTCCATGGTTTGA
- the rplP gene encoding 50S ribosomal protein L16 has product MLLPKRVKYRRVQRGRMTGKAMRGNKVNQGDYGLVALEPAWITSNQIEAARVAMTRYIKRGGKVWIKIFPDKPVTEKPAGTRMGSGKGSPEYWVAVVKPGRVLFELADVSEDVAREALRLASHKLPVRCKFVKREELDTVKEGDAE; this is encoded by the coding sequence ATGTTACTGCCGAAGCGTGTTAAGTACCGCCGCGTTCAGCGCGGCCGCATGACCGGTAAGGCCATGCGTGGCAACAAGGTCAACCAGGGCGATTACGGTCTGGTTGCTCTCGAGCCGGCTTGGATCACCTCCAACCAGATCGAGGCAGCTCGTGTTGCTATGACCCGTTATATCAAGCGTGGTGGTAAGGTCTGGATCAAGATCTTCCCCGACAAGCCCGTCACCGAGAAGCCGGCCGGCACCCGAATGGGTTCCGGTAAAGGCAGCCCGGAGTACTGGGTAGCCGTCGTTAAGCCGGGCCGCGTGCTGTTCGAGCTGGCTGATGTCAGCGAGGATGTTGCCCGCGAGGCTCTGCGTCTGGCCAGCCACAAGCTGCCGGTCCGCTGCAAATTCGTCAAGCGTGAAGAGCTTGACACCGTAAAGGAGGGTGACGCTGAATGA
- the rplB gene encoding 50S ribosomal protein L2 encodes MAIKKYKPTTPGRRGMTVTDYSVLSKVDPERSLLESKKKHAGRNNTGKITVRHHGGGNRVKYRVIDFKRNKFDVPATVKTLEYDPNRSAFIALIEYEDGVKSYILAPDGLKVGDQVMAGPNADIKPGNALPFENIPVGTMIHNIELYPGKGGQLVRSAGVMAQLMAKENGYALVRLPSGEMRNVRLNCIATIGVVSNLDHENVNLGKAGRKRHMGVRPGSRGSVMNPCDHPHGGGEGRAPVGHSSPRTPWGKPALGLKTRKHKARSDKFIVKRANG; translated from the coding sequence ATGGCTATCAAGAAGTACAAGCCGACTACCCCCGGTCGCCGTGGCATGACTGTTACTGATTACAGTGTCCTGTCCAAGGTTGACCCGGAGCGCAGCCTGCTCGAATCCAAGAAAAAGCATGCCGGCCGCAACAACACCGGCAAGATCACCGTCCGCCATCACGGCGGCGGCAACCGCGTCAAGTACCGTGTCATCGACTTCAAGCGCAACAAGTTTGATGTACCTGCCACTGTCAAGACTCTGGAGTACGATCCGAACCGTTCTGCCTTCATCGCCCTCATCGAGTATGAGGACGGCGTCAAGAGCTACATCCTGGCTCCCGATGGTCTGAAGGTTGGCGACCAGGTCATGGCCGGCCCCAACGCCGACATCAAGCCCGGTAACGCTCTGCCCTTCGAGAACATCCCCGTCGGTACCATGATCCACAACATTGAGCTGTATCCCGGCAAGGGCGGCCAGCTGGTCCGTTCCGCTGGCGTCATGGCTCAGCTGATGGCTAAGGAAAATGGTTACGCTCTGGTTCGTCTGCCCTCCGGCGAGATGCGCAACGTTCGTCTGAACTGCATCGCCACCATCGGCGTTGTTTCTAACCTCGACCACGAGAACGTCAACCTGGGCAAGGCTGGCCGCAAGCGCCACATGGGCGTTCGTCCCGGCAGCCGTGGTTCTGTCATGAACCCCTGCGATCACCCGCACGGCGGTGGCGAAGGCCGTGCCCCGGTTGGTCATTCCAGCCCGCGTACCCCGTGGGGCAAGCCCGCTCTGGGCCTGAAGACCCGCAAACACAAGGCCCGCAGCGACAAGTTCATTGTCAAGCGCGCCAACGGCTAA
- the rpmD gene encoding 50S ribosomal protein L30: protein MEKVTIRLAKSLIGRGKEQIAVAHSLGLNRPGEVTEQPDNAATQGKIAKIAHLVVVTKA, encoded by the coding sequence ATGGAAAAAGTTACCATTCGTCTCGCCAAGAGCCTGATCGGCCGCGGCAAAGAGCAGATCGCCGTTGCCCACTCCCTGGGCCTGAACCGCCCCGGTGAGGTTACCGAGCAGCCTGACAACGCAGCCACCCAGGGCAAGATCGCTAAGATCGCCCACCTGGTTGTCGTTACCAAGGCATAA
- the secY gene encoding preprotein translocase subunit SecY, which produces MFETFRNAWKIDDLRKRLLFTLLILVLFRLGCAVPVPYISAGALSTMFAGGTGDMLEYLNMMSGGALSECTLFALGVQPAINASIIMQLLAVAIPYLENLAKEGEEGQRKMRRITNYVGAGIGLMLSIGYYFIIRNMGALSYTEGFAGIFSAVVIILSFTAGSQLCTWLGNQIDSKGIGNGISLMIFAGIVARWSSIYSAVTNILARASNGEPQFYIFLPALVLLALAAVIFVVILTNAERRIPVQYAKRVVGRKMYGGQASYIPIKVNMTGVMPIIFASTLCSLPGLIFRFINLSAADHPALYAFFSAFNYNSVLYLIVYVLLIVAFNYFYVAIQYNPVDIANQLRKNNGTIPGIRPGKPTSDFITKTLSKITLIGAIFLAIVAGLPIILGNITGTSIQLGGTSLLIVVGVALETGRSLEGYMTARHHKGFLE; this is translated from the coding sequence GTGTTTGAAACCTTCCGTAATGCATGGAAGATCGATGATCTCCGCAAGCGGCTTCTTTTCACCCTTCTGATCCTCGTCCTGTTCCGTTTGGGCTGCGCAGTTCCGGTGCCGTACATCAGTGCCGGTGCGCTGTCCACCATGTTCGCCGGTGGTACCGGCGATATGCTGGAGTATCTGAACATGATGAGCGGCGGAGCTCTGAGCGAATGTACACTTTTCGCCCTGGGTGTCCAGCCCGCCATCAATGCCTCCATCATCATGCAGCTGCTGGCAGTAGCTATTCCGTATCTGGAAAACCTCGCCAAGGAAGGCGAAGAAGGTCAGCGCAAGATGCGCCGCATCACCAACTATGTTGGCGCGGGTATCGGTCTGATGCTGTCCATCGGCTACTACTTCATCATCCGCAACATGGGCGCCCTCTCCTATACTGAGGGCTTCGCAGGCATCTTCAGCGCTGTTGTTATCATCCTGTCCTTTACGGCAGGATCTCAGCTGTGCACTTGGCTGGGCAACCAGATCGATTCCAAGGGTATCGGCAATGGTATCTCGCTGATGATTTTCGCCGGTATCGTGGCCCGCTGGTCCAGCATCTACAGTGCTGTCACCAACATTTTGGCCCGTGCAAGCAACGGCGAGCCGCAGTTCTACATCTTCCTGCCCGCACTGGTTCTGCTGGCCCTGGCTGCCGTGATCTTCGTCGTCATTCTGACGAACGCAGAGCGCCGCATCCCTGTCCAGTATGCCAAGCGTGTGGTCGGCCGTAAGATGTACGGCGGTCAGGCTAGCTACATCCCCATCAAGGTGAACATGACTGGCGTTATGCCCATCATCTTCGCTTCGACCCTGTGCAGCCTGCCCGGCCTGATCTTCCGCTTCATCAACCTGAGTGCGGCTGATCATCCGGCCCTGTATGCTTTCTTCAGCGCGTTCAACTACAACAGCGTGCTCTATCTCATCGTTTACGTGCTGCTGATCGTTGCGTTCAACTACTTCTACGTTGCGATCCAGTACAACCCCGTTGATATTGCCAACCAGCTCCGCAAGAACAACGGCACCATCCCCGGCATCCGCCCGGGCAAGCCCACCAGCGATTTCATCACCAAGACGCTGTCCAAGATCACTCTGATCGGCGCCATCTTCCTGGCGATCGTCGCAGGCCTGCCCATCATCCTCGGTAACATCACCGGCACGTCCATCCAGCTGGGTGGTACGAGCCTGCTTATCGTGGTCGGCGTTGCCCTGGAGACCGGTCGTTCCCTGGAAGGCTATATGACTGCCCGCCATCACAAAGGGTTCTTGGAATAA
- the rplF gene encoding 50S ribosomal protein L6, whose product MSRIGRKPIVIPAGVEVKVDAAEHAITVKGPKGTLHSKFHPLMTVAVEGNEILVTRPNDEKEARSLHGLTRTLIHNMVVGVTEGFRKDLEIQGVGYRAAKQGNKLTLTLGFSHPVEFEETDTIKIELKDALHFSIVGIDKQEVGQYAAEVRGKRPPEPYKGKGIRYVGEYVIRKEGKAGKGK is encoded by the coding sequence ATGTCGAGAATTGGAAGAAAACCCATCGTCATTCCCGCCGGTGTGGAAGTTAAGGTCGATGCGGCCGAGCACGCCATCACCGTTAAGGGCCCCAAGGGTACCCTGCATTCCAAATTTCATCCTCTGATGACTGTTGCCGTCGAGGGCAATGAGATTTTGGTTACCCGTCCTAATGACGAGAAGGAGGCCCGCAGCCTCCATGGCCTGACCCGCACCCTCATCCACAACATGGTCGTCGGTGTTACCGAGGGCTTCCGCAAGGACCTGGAGATCCAGGGCGTTGGCTACCGTGCTGCTAAGCAGGGCAACAAGCTGACCCTGACCCTGGGCTTCTCTCATCCCGTTGAGTTTGAGGAGACCGATACCATCAAGATCGAGCTGAAAGATGCTCTGCACTTCAGCATCGTCGGTATCGACAAGCAGGAAGTCGGCCAGTACGCTGCCGAAGTCCGTGGCAAGCGCCCGCCCGAGCCGTACAAGGGCAAGGGCATCCGCTATGTTGGCGAGTATGTCATCCGTAAGGAAGGCAAAGCCGGCAAGGGTAAATAA
- the rplV gene encoding 50S ribosomal protein L22, producing MEARAILRYARISPRKVSIVMDLIRNKPLDEALAILQYTPKAACEPLLKLVNSAAANAENNFNMDRNNLYVAECYVCPGPTLKRIMPRAQGRAYRILKRTSHMTVVLKEKE from the coding sequence ATGGAAGCACGGGCAATTCTTCGTTACGCCCGCATTAGTCCCCGCAAGGTTTCGATCGTGATGGACCTCATCCGTAACAAACCCCTGGACGAAGCGCTGGCTATCCTGCAGTACACCCCGAAGGCCGCCTGCGAGCCCCTTCTCAAACTGGTGAACTCTGCTGCCGCTAATGCGGAAAACAACTTCAACATGGACCGCAACAATCTCTACGTCGCAGAATGCTACGTCTGCCCCGGCCCCACGCTCAAGCGCATCATGCCTCGCGCACAGGGCCGTGCATACCGCATCCTGAAGCGCACCAGCCACATGACTGTTGTGCTGAAAGAGAAAGAGTAA
- the rplR gene encoding 50S ribosomal protein L18, with protein sequence MVNKADKNVARLRRHRRVRGKISGTAERPRLDVFRSAKHIYAQVIDDVQGVTLASASSMDKDFNAYGGNIEAAKKVGEAIAKKCLEKGITEVVYDRGGFVYQGRVQALAEGAREAGLKL encoded by the coding sequence ATGGTCAATAAGGCTGATAAGAACGTTGCTCGTCTGCGCCGTCACCGCCGTGTCCGCGGCAAGATCAGCGGCACTGCCGAGCGTCCCCGTCTGGATGTTTTCCGCTCTGCCAAGCACATCTACGCTCAGGTCATCGATGATGTCCAGGGCGTTACCCTGGCCAGCGCATCCAGCATGGACAAAGATTTCAACGCTTACGGCGGCAATATTGAGGCCGCTAAGAAGGTTGGCGAGGCCATCGCCAAGAAGTGCCTTGAAAAGGGCATTACCGAAGTGGTCTATGACCGCGGCGGTTTCGTCTACCAGGGCCGCGTTCAGGCGCTCGCTGAGGGTGCCCGCGAAGCCGGCCTGAAGCTGTAA
- the rplD gene encoding 50S ribosomal protein L4 — protein MAQFDVVDMNGKKVSTVELSDAVFGITPNEKAVHEAVVNFLANQRQGTQNTKIRKEVRGGGKKPWRQKGTGHARQGSIRAPQWTHGGVALGPKPRSYYFTINKKVKRLALLSALSDKAANGNLIVVDKIAADEYKTKTVVAFLAAVGAGKKNLIVNDTLDTKFVKSAANIPGVKTAATGVNTYDVVNADKLILSLDAAKKLEEVYA, from the coding sequence ATGGCACAGTTTGATGTCGTCGATATGAACGGCAAGAAGGTTTCCACCGTTGAGCTTTCCGACGCCGTGTTCGGTATCACCCCGAACGAGAAGGCTGTCCACGAGGCAGTCGTCAACTTCCTGGCCAACCAGCGCCAGGGCACCCAGAACACCAAGATCCGCAAGGAAGTCCGCGGCGGCGGCAAGAAGCCTTGGCGCCAGAAGGGCACCGGCCACGCTCGTCAGGGCTCTATCCGCGCTCCGCAGTGGACCCACGGTGGCGTTGCTCTCGGCCCCAAGCCCCGCAGCTACTACTTCACCATCAACAAGAAGGTCAAGCGCCTGGCTCTGCTCAGCGCCCTGTCTGACAAGGCTGCCAACGGCAACCTGATCGTCGTCGACAAGATTGCCGCCGACGAGTACAAGACCAAGACCGTCGTTGCTTTCCTGGCCGCTGTCGGCGCAGGCAAGAAGAACCTGATCGTTAACGACACCCTGGACACCAAGTTCGTCAAGAGCGCCGCTAACATCCCCGGTGTCAAGACTGCCGCTACCGGCGTCAACACCTACGACGTTGTCAACGCTGACAAGCTGATCCTCAGCCTGGACGCCGCCAAGAAACTTGAGGAGGTATATGCGTGA
- the rpsE gene encoding 30S ribosomal protein S5: protein MAMQRRQEDDGMITKVVSINRVSKTVKGGRVMKFAALIVVGDGKGNIGYGVGKSGEVPEAIRKGEGAAKKNMRKVCLKGSTIPHEIVGEFGAGRVLMRPAAPGTGVLAGGPVRAVLECAGIKDIRAKSLRSNNPINVTAATFAGLCGLTDAESVAAKRGKTVAEILG from the coding sequence ATGGCCATGCAGAGAAGACAAGAAGATGACGGCATGATCACCAAGGTCGTCTCCATCAACCGTGTTTCCAAGACTGTCAAGGGCGGCCGCGTTATGAAGTTCGCTGCTCTGATTGTCGTTGGCGACGGCAAGGGCAACATCGGTTACGGCGTCGGCAAGTCCGGCGAAGTTCCCGAGGCTATCCGCAAGGGTGAGGGCGCTGCCAAGAAGAACATGCGCAAGGTCTGCCTGAAGGGCAGCACCATTCCTCACGAGATCGTCGGCGAGTTCGGCGCAGGCCGCGTTCTGATGCGTCCCGCTGCCCCCGGTACCGGCGTTCTGGCCGGCGGCCCCGTCCGTGCCGTCCTCGAGTGCGCTGGCATTAAGGACATTCGTGCCAAGAGCCTGCGCTCCAACAACCCCATCAACGTCACTGCTGCTACCTTCGCTGGCCTGTGCGGCCTGACCGACGCCGAGAGCGTCGCTGCCAAGCGCGGCAAGACCGTTGCCGAGATCCTGGGCTAA
- the rplX gene encoding 50S ribosomal protein L24: MNNLHVKTGDNVMVISGKDKGKTGKVLQTSPKEGKVIVEGLNMVTKHVKPRRQGEQGGIVKAEGAIYACKVMPVCPKCGKATRVGHSVKDGKTVRVCRKCGAEL, from the coding sequence ATGAATAATCTTCATGTTAAAACCGGCGACAACGTTATGGTCATCTCCGGCAAGGACAAGGGCAAGACCGGTAAGGTCCTGCAGACCTCCCCGAAAGAGGGCAAGGTCATCGTGGAAGGCCTGAACATGGTCACCAAGCACGTCAAGCCTCGCCGTCAGGGTGAGCAGGGCGGCATTGTCAAGGCCGAGGGCGCTATCTACGCCTGCAAGGTTATGCCTGTTTGCCCCAAGTGCGGCAAGGCTACCCGCGTTGGTCATTCTGTCAAGGACGGCAAGACCGTCCGCGTTTGCCGCAAGTGCGGCGCTGAACTGTAA
- a CDS encoding type Z 30S ribosomal protein S14 — translation MAKLSMKLKQQAPAKFSTRAYNRCKICGRPHAYLRKYGVCRICFRELAYKGEIPGVKKASW, via the coding sequence ATGGCAAAACTTTCTATGAAGCTCAAGCAGCAGGCACCTGCCAAGTTCTCGACCCGCGCTTACAACCGCTGCAAGATCTGCGGTCGTCCCCATGCTTACCTGCGCAAGTACGGTGTCTGCCGTATCTGCTTCCGTGAGCTGGCTTACAAGGGCGAGATCCCCGGCGTCAAGAAGGCTTCCTGGTAA
- the rpsQ gene encoding 30S ribosomal protein S17 — protein MERNLRKTRVGVVVSDKMDKTIVVAVKDSVQHPLYKKILKRTKKFKAHDENNEAGIGDRVEIMETRKISKEVNWRLVKIIEKAK, from the coding sequence ATGGAACGTAATCTGAGAAAGACCCGTGTGGGCGTCGTTGTCTCCGACAAGATGGACAAGACCATCGTCGTCGCTGTTAAGGACAGCGTCCAGCACCCTCTGTACAAGAAGATCCTGAAGCGCACCAAGAAGTTCAAGGCCCATGACGAAAACAACGAAGCCGGCATCGGCGACCGCGTTGAGATCATGGAGACCCGCAAGATTTCCAAGGAAGTCAACTGGCGTCTCGTCAAGATCATCGAGAAAGCAAAATAA
- a CDS encoding adenylate kinase, with the protein MKLILLGAPGAGKGTQAEILCDKLAIPTISTGNILRAAVKDGTPMGQKAKSFMDAGALVPDDVIVGIVKERLAQPDCVNGFILDGMPRTIAQGEALEKMGVEIDKVVNLIVPDEAITKRMSGRRVCAKCGASYHIINKPSAKEGVCDRCGGELAIRKDDEPATVLDRLKAYHEQTEPLVEFYRQRGKLVEVPDQGSIEATTAFLLKLLEA; encoded by the coding sequence ATGAAACTGATCCTTTTGGGCGCCCCCGGCGCCGGTAAGGGCACCCAGGCAGAAATCCTCTGCGATAAACTGGCAATCCCTACCATTTCGACCGGTAATATTCTGCGTGCCGCCGTGAAAGACGGCACCCCTATGGGGCAAAAGGCAAAAAGCTTTATGGACGCCGGTGCTCTGGTTCCCGATGATGTCATCGTCGGAATCGTGAAAGAGCGCCTGGCACAGCCTGACTGCGTGAATGGCTTTATCCTTGACGGTATGCCGCGCACCATCGCCCAGGGCGAAGCCCTGGAGAAGATGGGTGTGGAGATCGACAAGGTCGTGAACCTGATCGTTCCCGATGAGGCCATTACCAAGCGCATGTCTGGCCGCCGCGTCTGCGCCAAATGTGGTGCAAGCTATCACATCATCAACAAACCCAGCGCCAAAGAGGGCGTGTGTGACCGCTGCGGCGGTGAGTTGGCCATTCGCAAGGATGACGAGCCCGCCACCGTGCTGGACCGCTTGAAAGCCTATCACGAGCAGACCGAACCGCTGGTTGAGTTCTATCGCCAGCGCGGTAAGCTCGTCGAGGTTCCCGACCAGGGGTCTATCGAGGCTACCACCGCGTTCCTGCTCAAGCTTTTGGAGGCTTAA
- the rpsS gene encoding 30S ribosomal protein S19, with amino-acid sequence MSRSTKKGPYVLPSLYKKVEAMNEAGKKSVVKTWSRSSTIFPEFVGHTFAVHDGRKHVPVYVTEDMVGHKLGEFAPTRKFTGHGGGKTAGK; translated from the coding sequence ATGTCTAGAAGCACTAAGAAGGGCCCTTACGTTCTGCCTTCCCTGTACAAAAAGGTCGAGGCTATGAACGAGGCTGGCAAGAAGAGCGTCGTGAAGACCTGGAGCCGTTCCTCCACCATCTTCCCCGAGTTCGTTGGTCACACTTTCGCCGTTCATGACGGCCGCAAGCATGTGCCCGTATACGTCACCGAGGACATGGTCGGCCACAAGCTGGGCGAGTTTGCACCTACCCGCAAATTCACCGGCCACGGCGGCGGCAAGACCGCTGGTAAATAA
- the rpmC gene encoding 50S ribosomal protein L29 gives MKATELREMTDVELNKQLKDLKAELFNLRFQHTIHQLDNPIRIEAVKKDIARVMTVLAEKNAKNA, from the coding sequence ATGAAAGCTACTGAACTGCGCGAAATGACCGATGTAGAGCTGAACAAGCAGCTCAAGGACCTGAAGGCCGAGCTCTTCAACCTGCGCTTTCAGCACACCATCCACCAGCTGGATAACCCCATTCGCATCGAGGCCGTTAAGAAGGACATCGCCCGCGTGATGACCGTCCTGGCTGAGAAGAATGCGAAAAACGCGTAA
- the rpsC gene encoding 30S ribosomal protein S3 yields MGQKVNPHGMRVGVIKDWDSRWFTSKQAFGDTLVEDHKIRKTLKKQLYAAGVPKIEIERTVDSQTGAPRVKVNVFCAKPGIVIGKGGAESAKIEKQLAKLTGKAVNLNIIEVKGTSTNAQLVAEDVASQLERRIAFRRAMKQAIRNAMQPRDRSATPAKGIKVTCSGRLAGADIARTESYHEGTIPLQTLRADIDYGFAEANTTYGKVGVKVWIYKGEILKGAKAPAKKEGGKQ; encoded by the coding sequence ATGGGCCAGAAAGTCAATCCCCACGGCATGCGCGTGGGTGTCATCAAAGATTGGGACAGCCGCTGGTTTACCTCTAAGCAGGCATTCGGCGACACCCTGGTCGAGGATCACAAGATCCGCAAGACCCTGAAGAAGCAGCTGTACGCTGCTGGCGTCCCCAAGATCGAGATCGAGCGTACCGTCGACAGCCAGACCGGCGCACCCCGCGTTAAGGTCAATGTCTTCTGCGCTAAGCCCGGTATCGTTATCGGCAAGGGCGGTGCTGAGAGCGCTAAGATCGAGAAGCAGCTCGCAAAGCTGACCGGCAAGGCCGTCAACCTCAACATCATCGAGGTCAAGGGCACTTCCACCAACGCTCAGCTGGTTGCTGAGGACGTCGCTTCTCAGCTGGAGCGCCGTATCGCTTTCCGCCGCGCCATGAAGCAGGCTATCCGCAATGCCATGCAGCCCCGTGACCGCAGCGCCACGCCTGCCAAGGGTATCAAGGTCACCTGCTCCGGCCGTCTGGCTGGCGCTGACATCGCTCGCACCGAGAGCTACCATGAGGGTACCATCCCCCTGCAGACTCTGCGCGCCGATATCGACTACGGCTTTGCCGAGGCCAACACCACCTATGGTAAGGTTGGCGTCAAGGTTTGGATCTACAAAGGCGAGATCCTGAAGGGCGCCAAAGCCCCCGCCAAGAAGGAAGGAGGCAAACAGTAA
- the rplN gene encoding 50S ribosomal protein L14: MVQMQTYLKVADNTGAKELMCFRVLGGTRKRYANIGDIVVCSVKKAAPGGTVKKGDVVKAVIVRSKHGLRRDDGSYIRFDENAAVIVMADKSPKGTRIFGPVARELRDAGFTKILSLAPESL, encoded by the coding sequence ATGGTTCAGATGCAAACTTATCTCAAAGTGGCCGACAATACCGGTGCTAAGGAGTTAATGTGCTTCCGTGTACTGGGCGGTACCCGCAAGAGATACGCAAACATCGGCGACATCGTGGTTTGCAGCGTCAAGAAAGCTGCTCCCGGTGGCACTGTAAAGAAGGGCGACGTGGTCAAGGCCGTCATCGTCCGTAGCAAGCATGGCCTGCGTCGTGATGACGGCTCCTACATCCGTTTCGATGAGAACGCCGCCGTTATCGTCATGGCCGACAAGAGCCCCAAGGGCACTCGTATCTTTGGACCCGTCGCTCGCGAGCTGCGCGATGCCGGCTTCACCAAGATCCTGAGCCTGGCTCCCGAATCGCTGTAA
- the rplO gene encoding 50S ribosomal protein L15, translating to MKLHELKASAGARKAVTRKGRGAGSGNGKTAGFGHKGQKARSGVKKAGFEGGQMPLQRRLPKRGFNNIFATKYVTIKVSDLEKFEAGATVDTEALLNAGIISKTLDGVKVLGNGELTKAVNVKVAAYTASAKEKIEKAGGKAEVM from the coding sequence ATGAAACTTCACGAACTGAAAGCGTCCGCTGGCGCCCGTAAGGCTGTGACCCGCAAGGGCCGCGGTGCTGGCTCCGGCAACGGCAAGACCGCTGGCTTCGGCCACAAGGGCCAGAAGGCTCGCTCCGGTGTCAAGAAGGCCGGCTTCGAAGGCGGCCAGATGCCTCTGCAGCGTCGTCTGCCGAAGCGCGGCTTCAACAACATTTTCGCAACCAAGTATGTTACCATTAAGGTATCCGACCTCGAGAAGTTCGAGGCTGGTGCGACCGTCGACACCGAGGCTCTGCTGAACGCCGGCATCATCTCCAAGACGCTGGACGGCGTTAAGGTCCTGGGCAATGGCGAGCTGACCAAGGCTGTCAACGTCAAGGTTGCCGCTTACACGGCCTCCGCCAAAGAAAAAATCGAGAAAGCTGGCGGGAAGGCTGAGGTGATGTAA
- the rpsH gene encoding 30S ribosomal protein S8, with protein sequence MQITDPIADLLTRIRNASTAKHPSVEIPASNLKKAICQILVDEGYIKGMKVTEDNKQGTITLTLKYQENGTPVIAGLKRVSKPGLRIYTNCEDMPKVMKGLGTAIISTSKGVMTDKAARAAHVGGEVLAFVW encoded by the coding sequence ATGCAAATCACCGATCCTATCGCGGACCTGCTGACCCGCATCCGCAACGCAAGCACTGCCAAACACCCTTCCGTGGAAATCCCTGCTTCCAACCTGAAGAAGGCTATCTGCCAGATCCTGGTTGATGAGGGTTACATCAAGGGTATGAAAGTGACCGAGGACAACAAGCAGGGGACTATCACCCTGACCCTGAAGTACCAGGAGAACGGTACTCCGGTCATCGCTGGCCTGAAGCGCGTTTCCAAGCCGGGCCTGCGTATTTACACCAACTGCGAAGATATGCCCAAGGTCATGAAGGGCCTGGGCACCGCAATCATCTCCACTTCTAAAGGCGTCATGACCGACAAGGCTGCCCGTGCAGCTCACGTTGGCGGTGAAGTTCTCGCCTTTGTGTGGTAA